The Streptomyces sp. NBC_01197 genome window below encodes:
- a CDS encoding beta-ketoacyl-ACP synthase III produces MTGTRIAALGHYQPAKVLTNDDVAALVDTSDEWIRTRVGIRTRHIAGPDEPVDELAAQAGAKALAAAGLAPGEIDLVLVATSTAIDRSPNMAARVAVKLSMGSPATMDVNVVCSGFTHALAIADHAVRAGSAERALVIGADKMTEIADWTDRSSCVLMGDGAGAAVVEGCAEDGIGPVLWGSVPTMGDAVRIEGTPPRFAQEGQSVYRWATTQLPPIARKVCEKAGVTPEELAAVVLHQANLRIIEPVAAKIGAVNAVIARDVVDSGNTSAASIPMALSKLVERREIPSGAPVLLFGFGGNLSYAGQVIRCP; encoded by the coding sequence ATGACCGGAACACGCATCGCCGCACTCGGCCATTACCAGCCGGCCAAGGTGCTCACCAACGACGATGTCGCCGCCCTTGTCGACACCAGCGACGAATGGATTCGGACCCGGGTGGGCATCAGGACCCGCCACATCGCCGGACCCGACGAGCCGGTCGACGAACTCGCTGCCCAGGCAGGAGCCAAGGCTCTCGCCGCCGCCGGACTCGCGCCGGGAGAGATCGACCTCGTCCTCGTCGCGACCTCCACGGCGATCGACCGCTCGCCGAACATGGCCGCGCGGGTGGCCGTCAAGCTGAGCATGGGCTCGCCCGCGACCATGGATGTCAACGTCGTCTGCTCGGGTTTCACCCACGCCCTGGCCATCGCCGACCACGCGGTACGCGCCGGCTCTGCCGAGCGCGCTCTGGTGATCGGCGCCGACAAGATGACGGAGATCGCCGACTGGACCGACCGCTCCAGCTGTGTCCTGATGGGGGACGGTGCGGGAGCAGCCGTGGTCGAGGGCTGTGCGGAGGACGGCATCGGCCCGGTGCTGTGGGGATCGGTCCCCACGATGGGGGACGCCGTGCGGATCGAGGGGACGCCGCCGCGCTTCGCCCAGGAGGGGCAGTCCGTCTACCGCTGGGCCACCACCCAGCTGCCCCCGATCGCCCGCAAGGTCTGCGAGAAGGCGGGGGTCACCCCCGAGGAGCTGGCCGCCGTCGTGCTGCACCAGGCCAATCTGCGGATCATCGAGCCGGTCGCCGCCAAGATCGGCGCGGTGAACGCGGTGATCGCCCGCGATGTGGTCGATTCCGGCAACACATCGGCGGCCAGCATCCCGATGGCCCTGTCCAAGCTGGTGGAGCGGAGGGAGATTCCGTCCGGCGCGCCGGTCCTGCTCTTCGGCTTCGGCGGAAATCTCTCGTACGCGGGTCAGGTCATCCGCTGCCCGTGA
- a CDS encoding 2-dehydropantoate 2-reductase: MKVAVLGAGAIGAYVGAALHRAGADVHLVARGPHLTAMRRDGVHVLSPRGDFTARVHATDDPAAVGPVDYVFLGLKANSYAACGPLVEPLLQPHTALVAAQNGIPWWYFHRHGGPHEGHRIESVDPGGAVSAVLPPERAVGCVVYAATELAGPGVVRHLEGTRFSIGEPDRSTSRRCLDFSAAMTAGGLKCPVEGDLRKDIWIKLLGNISFNPLSALTRATMRQMCVHRDTRRVIEVMMTETLQVATALGSRPDISIEKRLAGAERVGDHKTSTLQDLEKGKPLELDVLLAAVVELAGVTGVPVPTLRTVHAMADLLGRSAIAPAAPATTNATTTTT; encoded by the coding sequence GTGAAAGTCGCAGTTCTCGGCGCCGGAGCAATCGGCGCCTATGTCGGAGCCGCGCTGCACCGCGCCGGCGCCGATGTCCATCTGGTGGCCCGTGGACCGCACCTGACGGCCATGAGGCGGGACGGAGTTCACGTCCTGAGCCCGCGCGGTGACTTCACCGCACGGGTCCACGCCACGGACGACCCGGCAGCCGTCGGCCCGGTCGACTATGTCTTTCTCGGCCTCAAGGCCAACTCGTACGCTGCGTGCGGGCCGCTCGTCGAACCACTGCTCCAGCCGCACACCGCGCTGGTCGCGGCCCAGAACGGCATCCCCTGGTGGTACTTCCACCGGCACGGCGGCCCGCACGAGGGCCACCGCATCGAGAGCGTCGACCCCGGCGGTGCGGTCAGCGCCGTCCTGCCACCGGAACGCGCCGTCGGCTGCGTCGTGTACGCGGCGACGGAGCTGGCCGGGCCCGGGGTGGTCCGGCACCTGGAGGGAACCCGGTTCTCCATCGGTGAGCCGGACCGCTCGACTTCACGGCGCTGCCTGGACTTCAGTGCCGCCATGACGGCGGGCGGTCTCAAGTGCCCCGTCGAGGGCGACCTGCGCAAGGACATCTGGATCAAACTGCTCGGCAACATCTCCTTCAACCCGCTGAGCGCCCTCACCCGGGCGACCATGCGTCAGATGTGCGTCCACCGCGACACCCGCAGGGTCATCGAGGTCATGATGACCGAGACGCTCCAGGTCGCCACCGCGCTCGGCAGCCGCCCCGACATCTCCATCGAGAAGCGGCTGGCCGGTGCGGAGCGGGTGGGCGACCACAAGACCTCCACGCTCCAGGACCTGGAGAAGGGCAAGCCGCTCGAACTCGACGTGCTGCTGGCGGCGGTGGTCGAGCTGGCCGGGGTGACCGGTGTGCCGGTGCCCACGCTGCGGACCGTGCACGCCATGGCGGACCTGCTGGGCCGGTCGGCGATCGCGCCGGCCGCACCCGCCACGACGAACGCGACCACCACGACCACCTGA
- a CDS encoding molybdopterin oxidoreductase family protein, whose protein sequence is MKKRDRTPKTYARLTHPLVRDTNGTLRRASWDEALDRAAEGFRAARGAFGMFSCSRATNEMNYVAQKFARVVMATNNVDSCNRTCHAPSVAGLSAAFGSGGGTSSYGEVEHTDLILMWGSNARFAHPIFFHHVLKGIRNGARMYAVDPRRTSTAEWAESWLGLNVGTDIPLAHAVGREIIHAGLHNRAFIERATTGFDAYAAEVEPWTLSAAEQVTGVPAEAIRDLAHTYARAERAQLCWTLGITEHHNGTDNVRALINLSLLTGHVGRYGSGVQPLRGQNNVQGGGDMGAIPDRLPGFQDILEPAVRSKFEAAWDTVIQPSYGLNLTRMFEAMESGDLRAVYCVGENPAQSEADSEQAVDRLRRLDCLVVQDIFLTKTAELADVVLPATAAWCETDGTTTSSERRVQRVRKAVGPPGEAREDIEIICDLAGRLGHPWKYADAESVWNELRSVSPEHWGMTYERLEEHQGIQWPCPDTGGLEPPFLHSRLWEPDPDRRGRPAPFGIVRHDPPVDLTDEGFPIRLTTGRRLDSYNTGVQSGSFASPLRRGEYIELCPEDAAAFGVEADEEVRIVSRRGSVVAPVWIDPGLRPGLAFMTMHFPDEVDTNQLTIEANCPIAGTAEFKASAIRIEKLSAADVPGSIAAVRS, encoded by the coding sequence GTGAAGAAGCGAGACCGAACCCCGAAGACCTACGCCCGGCTCACCCATCCCCTGGTACGCGACACCAACGGCACGCTGCGCAGGGCGAGTTGGGATGAGGCGCTGGACCGGGCCGCCGAGGGCTTCCGGGCGGCGCGCGGCGCCTTCGGGATGTTCTCCTGCTCCCGGGCCACCAACGAGATGAACTATGTGGCGCAGAAGTTCGCCCGCGTCGTGATGGCCACCAACAACGTCGACTCCTGCAACCGCACCTGCCACGCCCCCAGTGTCGCGGGGCTCTCGGCGGCGTTCGGATCCGGCGGCGGCACCTCGTCGTACGGAGAGGTCGAGCACACCGATCTGATTCTGATGTGGGGCTCCAACGCCCGGTTCGCCCATCCGATCTTCTTCCACCATGTACTGAAGGGGATCAGGAACGGCGCCCGGATGTACGCGGTCGATCCGCGCCGCACCTCCACCGCCGAGTGGGCGGAGAGCTGGCTGGGGCTGAACGTCGGCACCGACATCCCGCTGGCGCACGCCGTGGGCCGCGAGATCATCCACGCGGGCCTGCACAACAGGGCGTTCATCGAACGGGCCACGACAGGGTTCGACGCGTACGCCGCCGAGGTCGAGCCGTGGACGCTCTCCGCCGCCGAGCAGGTCACCGGTGTACCGGCGGAGGCGATCCGCGACCTGGCGCACACCTACGCACGCGCCGAGCGGGCCCAGCTGTGCTGGACGCTGGGGATCACGGAACACCACAACGGCACGGACAACGTACGGGCGTTGATCAACCTCTCGTTGCTGACGGGGCACGTGGGCCGGTACGGCTCGGGCGTACAGCCGCTGCGCGGGCAGAACAATGTGCAGGGCGGCGGCGACATGGGCGCCATCCCCGACCGGCTGCCCGGCTTCCAGGACATCCTGGAGCCGGCGGTCCGCAGCAAGTTCGAAGCCGCCTGGGACACCGTCATCCAGCCCTCGTACGGTCTCAATCTGACCCGGATGTTCGAGGCGATGGAGAGCGGCGACCTGAGAGCCGTCTACTGCGTCGGGGAGAATCCGGCCCAGTCGGAGGCCGACAGCGAACAGGCCGTGGACCGGCTCCGGCGGCTCGACTGCCTGGTCGTGCAGGACATCTTCCTGACGAAGACCGCCGAACTGGCTGACGTGGTACTGCCGGCGACGGCCGCCTGGTGCGAGACCGACGGCACCACGACCAGCAGTGAACGGCGGGTGCAGCGGGTACGCAAGGCGGTCGGCCCGCCCGGCGAGGCGCGCGAGGACATCGAGATCATCTGTGACCTCGCCGGGCGGCTCGGCCATCCCTGGAAGTACGCCGACGCCGAGTCCGTCTGGAACGAGCTGCGGTCGGTCTCCCCCGAGCACTGGGGCATGACGTACGAGCGGCTGGAGGAGCACCAGGGCATCCAGTGGCCGTGCCCGGATACCGGGGGGCTCGAACCGCCCTTCCTGCACTCCAGGTTGTGGGAGCCCGATCCGGACCGGCGGGGACGTCCCGCGCCGTTCGGCATCGTCCGGCACGACCCGCCGGTCGATCTCACCGATGAGGGCTTCCCGATCCGGCTGACGACCGGGCGGCGGCTCGACTCGTACAACACCGGGGTGCAGAGCGGCAGTTTCGCCTCGCCGCTGCGTCGGGGCGAGTACATCGAGCTCTGTCCCGAGGACGCCGCGGCGTTCGGGGTGGAAGCGGACGAGGAGGTACGGATCGTCTCGCGGCGCGGTTCGGTCGTCGCCCCGGTGTGGATCGACCCCGGCCTGCGTCCCGGGCTTGCCTTCATGACGATGCACTTCCCGGACGAGGTCGACACCAACCAGCTGACCATCGAGGCGAACTGCCCGATCGCCGGCACGGCCGAGTTCAAGGCGTCGGCCATCCGGATAGAGAAGCTGTCCGCCGCTGACGTGCCGGGCAGCATCGCGGCTGTGAGGAGCTGA
- a CDS encoding NAD(P)H-dependent oxidoreductase subunit E yields the protein MDLHFGDSKPTDEEREAVDALLGPPASAWEGGTERTDADLRWAVGGRAARERRDLLLPALHAVNDRTGWISEGALDYLCRRLTVPPAEAYGVATFYSMFAVRPRPATVVHVCTDLACAVNGSAGLRAGIEERLGTAGAATGGVSWQPSPCLGLCERAPAALVLRAGEPAPPPGADRPPAGGSDLRRRASAVVAPATAESVARAAAAPGAAAGPSAAMAVPQAGQDGLILLRRVGVVDPSSLDDYRAHGGYSALRRAFELGPSGVIREVTDAGLAGRGGAAFPTGRKWQATAGRPDHPHYLVCNADESEPGTFKDRVVMEGDPYSLIEAMTIAGYATGAHRGYLYVRGEYPLAVERLEHAIGRARSRGFLGDDVLGQGYAFDIELRRGAGAYICGEETALFNSIEGYRGEPRSKPPFPVEKGLFGKPTAANNVETLVNVGPILTMGAEAYAAIGTEASTGPKLFCVSGRVARPGVYELPFGATLGELLDLAGRPESLRAVLLGGAAGGFVRPDELDIPLTFEGTRAAGTTLGSGVVLAIDDTVELPRILLRIAEFFRDESCGQCVPCRIGTVRQEEALHRLLDREGAGAATDVALLREVGQAMKDASICGLGQAAWSAVESAIDRLGVYGTARGSEAGQGPRGDK from the coding sequence GTGGACCTGCACTTCGGTGACAGCAAGCCGACCGACGAGGAGCGGGAAGCGGTCGACGCGCTGCTCGGACCGCCCGCTTCGGCCTGGGAGGGCGGGACGGAGCGCACGGACGCGGATCTGCGCTGGGCGGTCGGCGGCCGGGCCGCACGCGAGCGGCGCGATCTGCTGCTGCCGGCACTGCACGCGGTCAACGACCGGACGGGCTGGATCAGCGAAGGGGCGCTGGACTATCTGTGCCGCAGGCTGACCGTGCCACCCGCCGAGGCGTACGGGGTCGCGACGTTCTACTCGATGTTCGCGGTCCGGCCCCGGCCGGCGACAGTGGTGCATGTCTGTACCGACCTGGCCTGCGCGGTGAACGGATCGGCCGGGCTCCGCGCGGGGATCGAGGAGCGGCTGGGTACTGCCGGCGCGGCCACCGGAGGTGTCAGCTGGCAGCCGAGTCCGTGCCTGGGGCTGTGCGAGCGGGCGCCGGCGGCGCTGGTGCTCCGGGCCGGTGAACCCGCGCCCCCGCCCGGGGCGGACCGGCCGCCCGCCGGGGGCAGCGACCTGCGGCGCCGGGCCTCCGCCGTGGTCGCTCCCGCCACAGCGGAGAGCGTCGCACGGGCAGCCGCCGCTCCCGGAGCGGCGGCCGGCCCGTCCGCCGCCATGGCCGTACCGCAGGCCGGGCAGGACGGGCTGATACTCCTGCGGCGGGTCGGTGTCGTGGATCCGTCCTCGCTGGACGACTACCGCGCGCACGGCGGCTACTCCGCCCTGCGCCGCGCCTTCGAGCTCGGCCCCTCGGGGGTGATCCGCGAGGTGACCGACGCCGGTCTTGCCGGACGCGGCGGCGCCGCCTTCCCCACCGGGCGCAAATGGCAGGCCACCGCGGGCCGGCCGGACCATCCGCACTACCTCGTCTGCAACGCGGACGAGTCCGAACCGGGCACGTTCAAGGACCGGGTGGTGATGGAGGGCGACCCGTACTCCCTGATCGAGGCCATGACCATCGCCGGGTATGCGACGGGCGCCCACCGGGGATACCTCTATGTCCGCGGCGAGTACCCGCTGGCCGTGGAACGGCTGGAGCACGCCATCGGCCGGGCCAGGTCCCGCGGCTTCCTCGGCGATGACGTGCTGGGGCAGGGGTACGCGTTCGACATCGAGCTGCGGCGCGGCGCGGGCGCGTACATCTGCGGTGAGGAGACCGCTCTGTTCAACTCGATCGAGGGCTACCGGGGCGAGCCGCGGTCCAAGCCGCCCTTCCCGGTCGAGAAGGGCCTCTTCGGGAAGCCGACGGCGGCCAACAACGTCGAGACGCTGGTCAATGTGGGGCCCATCCTGACGATGGGTGCCGAGGCCTACGCCGCGATCGGTACGGAGGCGTCCACCGGGCCGAAGCTCTTCTGCGTCTCGGGGCGGGTGGCACGGCCCGGGGTCTACGAGCTGCCGTTCGGCGCGACCCTCGGCGAGCTGCTGGATCTGGCGGGCCGCCCGGAGTCCCTGCGGGCCGTGCTGCTGGGCGGAGCCGCAGGCGGCTTCGTGCGCCCGGACGAGCTGGACATCCCGCTCACCTTCGAGGGGACCCGGGCGGCCGGCACGACACTCGGCTCCGGTGTCGTCCTCGCCATCGACGACACCGTCGAGCTGCCCCGGATCCTGCTGCGGATCGCGGAGTTCTTCCGTGACGAGTCGTGCGGGCAGTGCGTGCCCTGCCGGATCGGGACCGTACGGCAGGAGGAGGCGCTGCACCGGCTGCTGGACCGCGAAGGCGCCGGCGCGGCAACCGATGTGGCGCTGCTGCGCGAGGTCGGACAGGCGATGAAGGACGCGTCGATCTGCGGTCTCGGGCAGGCAGCCTGGAGCGCCGTCGAGTCAGCGATCGACCGCCTCGGCGTCTACGGAACAGCGCGGGGATCAGAGGCCGGGCAAGGACCGAGGGGTGACAAGTGA
- a CDS encoding 2Fe-2S iron-sulfur cluster-binding protein, with protein sequence MTAVPLQPPRRLIEFSLDGQDTRVPEGSTILEACRAAGKDIPTLCEGDTLTPKNACRVCVVEVEGARTLAPACSRRAEPGMAVRTDTGRARHSRKTVLELLASATDLSTTPRAAEWIKEYGAEPGRFGAAAARLNEEPKVDNDLYVRDYDKCIQCYKCVDACGDQWQNTFAISVAGRGFDARISTEHDAPLTDSACVYCGNCIEVCPTGALSFKSEFDMREAGTWDESAQTETTTVCAYCGVGCNVTLHVQENEIVKVTSPHDNPVTHGNLCIKGRFGFQHVSQH encoded by the coding sequence GTGACCGCCGTACCGCTGCAGCCGCCGAGGCGGCTCATCGAATTCAGCCTGGACGGGCAGGACACCCGGGTTCCCGAGGGGTCCACGATTCTGGAGGCGTGCCGGGCGGCGGGAAAGGACATCCCGACGCTCTGCGAGGGCGACACGCTCACCCCGAAGAACGCCTGCCGGGTCTGTGTGGTGGAGGTCGAGGGCGCCAGGACCCTGGCACCGGCCTGCTCGCGCCGCGCGGAGCCCGGGATGGCGGTACGGACGGACACCGGGCGCGCCCGGCACAGCCGGAAGACCGTCCTCGAACTGCTGGCCTCGGCGACAGACCTCTCCACCACGCCGCGCGCCGCCGAATGGATCAAGGAGTACGGCGCCGAGCCGGGACGCTTCGGGGCGGCTGCGGCCCGGCTCAACGAGGAGCCCAAGGTCGACAACGACCTGTACGTCCGCGACTATGACAAATGCATCCAGTGCTACAAATGCGTGGACGCCTGTGGTGACCAGTGGCAGAACACGTTCGCGATCTCGGTGGCGGGCCGCGGCTTCGACGCCCGTATCTCCACCGAGCACGACGCACCGCTCACCGATTCGGCGTGTGTGTACTGCGGCAACTGCATCGAGGTGTGCCCGACCGGGGCGCTCAGTTTCAAGTCGGAGTTCGACATGCGCGAGGCAGGGACCTGGGACGAGTCGGCGCAGACGGAGACGACCACGGTCTGCGCCTACTGCGGGGTGGGCTGCAACGTCACCCTCCATGTCCAGGAGAATGAGATCGTCAAGGTCACCTCGCCGCACGACAACCCGGTGACCCACGGCAACCTGTGCATCAAGGGCCGCTTCGGCTTCCAGCACGTCTCGCAGCACTGA
- the fdhD gene encoding formate dehydrogenase accessory sulfurtransferase FdhD, whose translation MGRVTERRRTIRIRDGAVTTRPDTLVAEEPLEIRLNGKALAITMRTPGDDFALAAGFLVSEGVLGSAEELQSIVYCAGATADGSNTYNVVDVRLAPGVELPDITLERNVYTTSSCGLCGKASLDAVRTTARFPIADTPPVRVDPDVLAVLPDRLRAAQQVFDRTGGLHAAALFTPEGELLDVREDVGRHNAVDKLVGRALQNGLLPLSQVVLLVSGRASFELAQKAVMAGIPVLAAVSAPSSLAVDLAAESGLTLVGFLRGSSMNVYAGDERVALHSGV comes from the coding sequence ATGGGCCGGGTCACCGAACGCCGCCGCACCATCCGTATCCGGGACGGAGCGGTCACGACCCGCCCCGACACCCTGGTGGCCGAGGAACCACTGGAGATCCGGCTGAACGGCAAGGCCCTCGCCATCACCATGCGCACCCCGGGCGACGACTTCGCCCTGGCCGCCGGCTTCCTGGTCAGCGAGGGCGTGCTCGGTTCGGCGGAGGAGCTCCAGTCGATCGTGTACTGCGCGGGGGCCACCGCCGACGGCTCGAACACGTACAACGTGGTGGACGTCAGGCTGGCACCGGGGGTCGAGCTTCCCGACATCACGCTGGAACGCAACGTGTACACCACCTCGTCGTGCGGGCTCTGCGGCAAGGCCAGCCTGGACGCGGTCCGGACCACCGCGCGCTTCCCGATCGCCGACACTCCCCCGGTCCGGGTGGACCCCGATGTGCTCGCCGTCCTCCCCGACCGGCTGCGGGCGGCGCAGCAGGTGTTCGACCGGACCGGGGGTCTGCACGCGGCCGCGCTCTTCACGCCGGAGGGCGAACTCCTGGACGTACGCGAGGACGTGGGCCGCCACAACGCGGTGGACAAGCTGGTCGGCCGGGCCCTGCAGAACGGCCTGCTCCCGCTCTCACAGGTTGTTCTCCTGGTCTCCGGCCGCGCCTCCTTCGAACTGGCCCAGAAGGCGGTGATGGCGGGGATCCCGGTCCTCGCCGCCGTGTCCGCGCCGTCCTCGCTGGCCGTCGACCTGGCTGCCGAGTCCGGCCTGACGCTGGTCGGTTTCCTCCGCGGCTCCTCCATGAACGTGTACGCGGGCGACGAGCGGGTCGCCCTGCACTCGGGGGTCTGA
- a CDS encoding MarR family winged helix-turn-helix transcriptional regulator has translation MTPDTPPALARITALPSWLLGRAAARGHRLLADSFAGEGMRLPHHVVLTAVTALGPVSQAELGRTVRIDPKDMVTVLNELQAKGLVTRTADPADRRKNAIAVSPSGRTALRRLEELGDAANDELLAPLDPAERAQLTALLTRIVHAADGSDSKER, from the coding sequence ATGACTCCCGACACCCCGCCCGCGCTCGCCCGGATCACCGCTCTGCCCAGCTGGCTGCTCGGCCGGGCAGCGGCCCGCGGACACCGGCTGCTCGCCGACTCGTTCGCGGGGGAGGGGATGCGGCTGCCGCACCACGTGGTGCTGACCGCAGTCACCGCGCTCGGACCCGTGTCCCAGGCGGAGCTGGGCCGCACGGTGCGCATCGACCCCAAGGACATGGTCACCGTGCTCAACGAACTCCAGGCCAAGGGCCTCGTCACCCGGACGGCCGACCCCGCGGACCGGCGGAAGAACGCGATCGCCGTCTCGCCGTCGGGGCGTACCGCGCTGCGCCGCCTGGAGGAGCTGGGCGACGCCGCCAACGACGAACTGCTCGCCCCGCTCGATCCCGCCGAACGGGCCCAGCTCACCGCACTGCTCACCCGGATCGTGCACGCGGCCGACGGCTCGGACAGCAAGGAGAGATGA
- a CDS encoding quinone oxidoreductase family protein: MRRVRYDRNGGPDVLYVEDVPAPEPGPGELLVRSEAIGVTLPAVRKVREGSEPAPLGGEIAGTIVAVGAGVGGFATGDRVTGLCFAGSYADLAVLAEPFATRIPAHASAVEAVALVRSGLVARGALDAARPRTGESVLVTAAAGGVGHLALQLARLDGAARVVAAVGSSEKSEFLRGLGADAVVTYDDPDWGEPVDVVVDGAGGALLTPAVAALAPNGRLVAFSSGGGTLQAYDLLTGAKSVIGFQMALIARNRPELYARWCAELWELHRTGVLRAAVHAEVPLEEAARAHRFVESRANLGKVVLVTS, from the coding sequence ATGCGCCGCGTTCGGTATGACAGGAATGGCGGGCCCGACGTCCTGTACGTGGAGGACGTCCCCGCCCCCGAACCGGGGCCCGGCGAACTCCTGGTGCGCTCGGAGGCGATCGGGGTGACCCTGCCGGCCGTACGGAAAGTGCGCGAGGGCAGCGAACCCGCGCCTCTGGGCGGGGAGATCGCGGGCACGATCGTCGCAGTGGGGGCCGGGGTCGGAGGTTTCGCGACCGGCGACCGGGTGACCGGCCTCTGCTTCGCCGGCTCCTACGCGGACCTCGCCGTCCTGGCGGAGCCGTTCGCCACCAGGATCCCGGCGCACGCGAGCGCGGTGGAGGCCGTGGCCCTGGTGCGCAGCGGGCTGGTGGCGCGGGGCGCGCTGGACGCCGCCCGGCCCCGCACCGGCGAATCGGTGCTGGTGACGGCCGCCGCCGGCGGCGTCGGCCATCTGGCGCTCCAGCTCGCCCGGCTGGACGGCGCCGCACGGGTGGTCGCCGCCGTCGGATCGTCGGAGAAGTCGGAGTTCCTGCGAGGCCTCGGCGCCGACGCGGTGGTGACGTACGACGACCCGGACTGGGGCGAGCCGGTGGACGTCGTCGTGGACGGGGCAGGCGGAGCGCTGCTCACCCCCGCGGTCGCGGCCCTCGCACCGAACGGACGGCTGGTCGCGTTCAGTTCGGGTGGCGGCACCCTTCAGGCGTACGACCTGCTGACCGGCGCCAAATCGGTCATCGGGTTCCAGATGGCGCTCATCGCCAGGAACAGGCCCGAGCTGTACGCGAGGTGGTGCGCCGAACTGTGGGAGCTGCACCGCACCGGGGTGCTGCGGGCCGCCGTGCACGCCGAGGTCCCGCTCGAAGAGGCCGCGCGGGCCCACCGGTTCGTCGAATCCCGTGCCAACCTCGGCAAGGTGGTGCTGGTCACGTCATAA
- a CDS encoding bile acid:sodium symporter family protein, producing MSRRKMQFPSWLPIDPYILALIGTVAVAALLPARGAAADVAGGASTGAVALLFFLYGARLSTAEAVEGLKHWRLHLTVLACTFVAFPLLGLAAKGLVPFVLTPQLYNGLLFLCLVPSTIQSSIAFTSIARGNVPAAICAGSFSSLAGIVVTPVLAALVLGGGGGGFSTDSLLKIVLQLLVPFVAGQLLRRWVGGFLVRHKKVLGYVDRGSILLVVYAAFSEGMVRGVWHQVSFVRLLGLLGAEAVLLAVMLALSWYGAKRLGFARGDRIAIQFAGSKKSLAAGLPMASVLFGAQASLAVLPLMLFHQMQLMVCAVIAKRRSRDPLPEEVERAASTEAVMT from the coding sequence ATGAGCCGCCGCAAGATGCAGTTCCCGTCCTGGCTGCCGATCGATCCGTACATCCTGGCTCTGATCGGCACCGTCGCGGTGGCGGCGCTGCTGCCGGCCCGTGGTGCGGCGGCCGATGTGGCCGGGGGAGCGTCGACCGGAGCGGTGGCCCTGCTCTTCTTCCTCTACGGCGCCCGGCTCTCCACGGCCGAGGCGGTCGAGGGACTGAAGCACTGGCGGCTCCATCTCACGGTCCTGGCCTGCACCTTTGTCGCGTTCCCGCTGCTCGGTCTCGCGGCGAAGGGGCTCGTGCCTTTCGTACTGACACCGCAGCTCTACAACGGACTGCTCTTCCTCTGCCTGGTGCCGTCGACCATCCAGTCGTCGATCGCCTTCACCTCGATCGCCCGCGGCAATGTGCCCGCGGCGATCTGCGCCGGCTCCTTCTCCTCACTCGCCGGCATCGTGGTGACCCCGGTGCTCGCGGCGCTGGTCCTGGGCGGTGGCGGGGGCGGTTTCTCCACGGACTCCCTGCTGAAGATCGTGCTGCAGCTGCTGGTGCCGTTCGTGGCGGGGCAGTTGCTGCGCCGCTGGGTGGGCGGTTTCCTGGTACGTCACAAGAAGGTCCTCGGCTATGTCGACCGGGGCTCGATCCTGCTGGTCGTCTACGCGGCGTTCAGCGAGGGCATGGTGCGCGGGGTCTGGCACCAGGTGAGCTTCGTCCGGCTGCTGGGTCTGCTCGGGGCCGAGGCAGTGCTGCTCGCCGTCATGCTGGCCTTGAGCTGGTACGGGGCCAAGCGGCTCGGCTTCGCCCGCGGTGACCGGATCGCCATCCAGTTCGCCGGGTCGAAGAAGAGCCTGGCGGCTGGACTGCCCATGGCGAGCGTGCTGTTCGGCGCGCAGGCATCGCTGGCGGTGCTGCCGCTGATGCTCTTCCACCAGATGCAGCTGATGGTCTGCGCGGTGATCGCCAAGCGCCGCTCGCGCGACCCGCTGCCCGAAGAGGTGGAGCGGGCCGCATCCACCGAGGCCGTTATGACGTGA